In a single window of the Sebaldella sp. S0638 genome:
- a CDS encoding PTS sugar transporter subunit IIA, with translation MRISNFISKELVFLNAESETVGELIDDILNRAAEVDEEVRNNLEKAKKAVSKREGETSTALGHGLVIPHGRIDGYNDTTVMAGTLKKPIKAIVRNKEESIELFFIILSGLTKNRTVLKLMSLVSYLGHQNEFLEKVKNVRSEDEFIELIQEYENDIKQTVTSEDLMDTDVRPVSLDEPLEAVASRFISENKTGLPVVDKAGYFVGEITERELIEFGMPKYASLVSDLSFMTVGEPFEEYFLNSAKVTVRELYRKSKNLVDKQASIMEICFKMITEGRTRLYVVENDKYFGMIERRDIIKKFLHI, from the coding sequence ATGAGAATTTCTAATTTTATTTCAAAGGAACTGGTATTTCTAAATGCAGAGTCAGAAACTGTGGGAGAATTAATAGATGATATTCTGAACAGAGCAGCTGAAGTAGACGAAGAAGTTAGGAATAATTTAGAGAAAGCAAAAAAAGCGGTTTCAAAAAGAGAAGGTGAAACTTCTACTGCATTGGGGCATGGTCTTGTAATACCCCATGGAAGAATAGACGGTTATAATGACACGACTGTTATGGCAGGAACTTTGAAAAAACCAATAAAGGCAATAGTCAGAAATAAAGAAGAGAGTATAGAATTATTTTTTATCATTCTTTCGGGTCTGACTAAAAACAGAACTGTACTAAAATTAATGTCCCTGGTGTCTTATCTGGGACATCAGAATGAGTTTCTGGAAAAAGTAAAAAATGTAAGAAGTGAAGACGAGTTTATAGAACTGATTCAGGAATATGAAAATGATATAAAACAAACAGTTACTTCAGAAGATCTGATGGACACAGATGTTAGACCTGTGAGTCTGGACGAACCTCTGGAAGCTGTAGCTTCACGTTTTATAAGTGAAAATAAGACAGGGCTTCCAGTAGTAGATAAAGCCGGGTATTTTGTCGGAGAAATAACAGAAAGAGAACTCATAGAGTTTGGAATGCCGAAATATGCTTCGCTGGTGTCAGATCTTAGTTTTATGACTGTGGGAGAACCCTTTGAAGAATACTTTTTAAATTCGGCAAAGGTTACTGTCAGGGAATTATACAGGAAAAGTAAAAATTTGGTTGATAAACAGGCGTCTATTATGGAAATATGTTTTAAGATGATAACAGAGGGAAGAACGAGACTCTATGTCGTGGAAAACGACAAATATTTCGGAATGATAGAAAGACGTGACATAATTAAAAAGTTTTTACATATTTAA